The Periplaneta americana isolate PAMFEO1 chromosome 2, P.americana_PAMFEO1_priV1, whole genome shotgun sequence genome has a window encoding:
- the LOC138693969 gene encoding neuropeptide CCHamide-1 receptor-like isoform X1, producing the protein MRTRLAPWILFMALSAAKLTSSMKPLRTMKAPNETSNPSYELASTMSDDPKTINVTDKYPYFSEENIDKNQVSTQFSSHKLDDEQIQPQYLDIWNTTQKLLKNFSNQTAKYPSFPLDIINKINKIKECLIRDQNLYETASTLQDENVFKCKQFEVYSILNNSTVPQNLNNYIKRLINNEHFYEFLSQTQSQRDRIKLLFSNITFLSHLYAVLNKTNEVEKTLLKFATRQNNLHYKTSYNKTNESISINANTSVTITTSFANETIIFIQEVKEFLKNLTWILSSPTELEYVSFKSWRNLDMHEYAPWRKTREYEMLRYTVDPIVYSVILVVGMLGNGMLLMLFIRHRELRTSANVMIINLAICDILNLSINGPLHLVFHYENGSESNISACRMVLAVRQFLRFKSALAVIGLITQRFSLIIPSFRKSSQIYSPAINFIVPCLTCLWLLPVTVAYASISSSNFYEPVCYVDKRDESVSYVVILNSVLYCALLPLVMFIFCYLIARRLKLSAKHMPGEIRQRIQEQTRNRSARVMMALAVVFVFTYSPFHLWVALVRWARFDEAKPAMVVSLYITKYLLFANGCFNPIALFIVSTTFRKLFVRYMYSFCKPKLYITKC; encoded by the coding sequence TTTATGGCGTTATCGGCTGCGAAGCTAACTTCTTCAATGAAGCCTCTACGAACCATGAAAGCACCAAACGAAACGAGCAATCCGTCTTACGAGCTTGCGTCAACCATGAGCGATGATCCTAAAACCATTAATGTTACCGACAAATACCCATACTTCAGTGAAGAAAATATTGACAAAAATCAAGTCTCGACACAGTTCAGTAGCCATAAGCTTGATGATGAACAAATTCAACCTCAGTATTTAGACATTTGGAACACGACTCAGAAACTCCTGAAGAACTTTAGTAACCAAACTGCGAAATACCCAAGTTTTCCGTtggatataattaataaaataaataaaattaaagagtgCTTAATCAGAGATCAAAATCTTTACGAAACTGCCAGTACGTTGCAAGATGAAAATGTTTTCAAATGCAAACAATTTGAAGtgtattccattttaaataattctacAGTTCCGCAAAAcctcaataattatattaaacgattaatcaataacgaacatttctaCGAATTTTTATCTCAAACACAAAGTCAGAGAGATAGAATTAAATTACTCTTTAGCAACATtacatttctgtctcatctctatGCAGTgctaaacaaaacaaatgaagtagAAAAGACGCTCTTAAAATTTGCCACAAGACAGAACAATCTGCACTACAAAACGTCTTACAACAAAACGAATGAATCTATTTCTATAAATGCGAATACATCTGTGACTATAACAACCAGTTTTGCCAATGAAACGATAATTTTTATACAAGAGGTCAAGGAATTCTTGAAGAATTTAACGTGGATTTTAAGTTCACCCACAGAGCTTGAGTATGTTTCTTTCAAAAGCTGGAGAAATCTGGACATGCACGAGTATGCTCCCTGGAGAAAGACACGGGAATACGAGATGCTGAGGTACACTGTTGATCCAATAGTGTATTCAGTCATACTGGTTGTTGGTATGCTTGGTAATGGAATGTTATTGATGCTCTTCATCCGCCACCGTGAACTCCGGACTTCAGCCAACGTTATGATCATTAATCTCGCAATCTGCGATATTCTAAATCTTAGTATCAATGGTCCCCTTCACCTGGTCTTCCATTACGAAAATGGCTCAGAAAGTAACATTTCAGCGTGTCGGATGGTCCTTGCTGTTCGTCAGTTTTTGAGGTTCAAAAGTGCACTGGCTGTTATTGGCCTCATTACCCAGCGATTCAGTTTAATTATACCAAGTTTCAGAAAGTCTTCACAGATCTACAGCCCTGCTATAAACTTCATAGTCCCATGCCTAACCTGTCTATGGCTCCTTCCAGTCACAGTGGCCTATGCCAGTATATCTTCATCAAATTTCTATGAACCTGTCTGCTACGTCGATAAGAGAGACGAGTCTGTTTCTTATGTAGTAATCCTCAATTCAGTGTTGTACTGTGCACTCCTTCCTCTGGTGATGTTTATCTTCTGTTATTTGATAGCTAGGAGGTTGAAACTGAGTGCGAAACACATGCCAGGGGAGATCCGGCAAAGGATACAAGAGCAGACAAGAAACAGAAGTGCCAGAGTTATGATGGCACTAGCGGTTGTGTTTGTTTTTACTTATTCTCCTTTCCATTTATGGGTCGCTTTGGTTCGCTGGGCTAGATTTGATGAGGCAAAACCAGCCATGGTTGTGTCCCTGTATATAACGAAGTATTTGCTGTTCGCAAATGGATGCTTCAATCCCATTGCGTTGTTCATTGTAAGCACAACTTTCAGGAAACTATTCGTCAGatatatgtattcattttgtAAGCCTAAGTTATATATCACAAAATGCTGA
- the LOC138693969 gene encoding neuromedin-B receptor-like isoform X2 has translation MALSAAKLTSSMKPLRTMKAPNETSNPSYELASTMSDDPKTINVTDKYPYFSEENIDKNQVSTQFSSHKLDDEQIQPQYLDIWNTTQKLLKNFSNQTAKYPSFPLDIINKINKIKECLIRDQNLYETASTLQDENVFKCKQFEVYSILNNSTVPQNLNNYIKRLINNEHFYEFLSQTQSQRDRIKLLFSNITFLSHLYAVLNKTNEVEKTLLKFATRQNNLHYKTSYNKTNESISINANTSVTITTSFANETIIFIQEVKEFLKNLTWILSSPTELEYVSFKSWRNLDMHEYAPWRKTREYEMLRYTVDPIVYSVILVVGMLGNGMLLMLFIRHRELRTSANVMIINLAICDILNLSINGPLHLVFHYENGSESNISACRMVLAVRQFLRFKSALAVIGLITQRFSLIIPSFRKSSQIYSPAINFIVPCLTCLWLLPVTVAYASISSSNFYEPVCYVDKRDESVSYVVILNSVLYCALLPLVMFIFCYLIARRLKLSAKHMPGEIRQRIQEQTRNRSARVMMALAVVFVFTYSPFHLWVALVRWARFDEAKPAMVVSLYITKYLLFANGCFNPIALFIVSTTFRKLFVRYMYSFCKPKLYITKC, from the coding sequence ATGGCGTTATCGGCTGCGAAGCTAACTTCTTCAATGAAGCCTCTACGAACCATGAAAGCACCAAACGAAACGAGCAATCCGTCTTACGAGCTTGCGTCAACCATGAGCGATGATCCTAAAACCATTAATGTTACCGACAAATACCCATACTTCAGTGAAGAAAATATTGACAAAAATCAAGTCTCGACACAGTTCAGTAGCCATAAGCTTGATGATGAACAAATTCAACCTCAGTATTTAGACATTTGGAACACGACTCAGAAACTCCTGAAGAACTTTAGTAACCAAACTGCGAAATACCCAAGTTTTCCGTtggatataattaataaaataaataaaattaaagagtgCTTAATCAGAGATCAAAATCTTTACGAAACTGCCAGTACGTTGCAAGATGAAAATGTTTTCAAATGCAAACAATTTGAAGtgtattccattttaaataattctacAGTTCCGCAAAAcctcaataattatattaaacgattaatcaataacgaacatttctaCGAATTTTTATCTCAAACACAAAGTCAGAGAGATAGAATTAAATTACTCTTTAGCAACATtacatttctgtctcatctctatGCAGTgctaaacaaaacaaatgaagtagAAAAGACGCTCTTAAAATTTGCCACAAGACAGAACAATCTGCACTACAAAACGTCTTACAACAAAACGAATGAATCTATTTCTATAAATGCGAATACATCTGTGACTATAACAACCAGTTTTGCCAATGAAACGATAATTTTTATACAAGAGGTCAAGGAATTCTTGAAGAATTTAACGTGGATTTTAAGTTCACCCACAGAGCTTGAGTATGTTTCTTTCAAAAGCTGGAGAAATCTGGACATGCACGAGTATGCTCCCTGGAGAAAGACACGGGAATACGAGATGCTGAGGTACACTGTTGATCCAATAGTGTATTCAGTCATACTGGTTGTTGGTATGCTTGGTAATGGAATGTTATTGATGCTCTTCATCCGCCACCGTGAACTCCGGACTTCAGCCAACGTTATGATCATTAATCTCGCAATCTGCGATATTCTAAATCTTAGTATCAATGGTCCCCTTCACCTGGTCTTCCATTACGAAAATGGCTCAGAAAGTAACATTTCAGCGTGTCGGATGGTCCTTGCTGTTCGTCAGTTTTTGAGGTTCAAAAGTGCACTGGCTGTTATTGGCCTCATTACCCAGCGATTCAGTTTAATTATACCAAGTTTCAGAAAGTCTTCACAGATCTACAGCCCTGCTATAAACTTCATAGTCCCATGCCTAACCTGTCTATGGCTCCTTCCAGTCACAGTGGCCTATGCCAGTATATCTTCATCAAATTTCTATGAACCTGTCTGCTACGTCGATAAGAGAGACGAGTCTGTTTCTTATGTAGTAATCCTCAATTCAGTGTTGTACTGTGCACTCCTTCCTCTGGTGATGTTTATCTTCTGTTATTTGATAGCTAGGAGGTTGAAACTGAGTGCGAAACACATGCCAGGGGAGATCCGGCAAAGGATACAAGAGCAGACAAGAAACAGAAGTGCCAGAGTTATGATGGCACTAGCGGTTGTGTTTGTTTTTACTTATTCTCCTTTCCATTTATGGGTCGCTTTGGTTCGCTGGGCTAGATTTGATGAGGCAAAACCAGCCATGGTTGTGTCCCTGTATATAACGAAGTATTTGCTGTTCGCAAATGGATGCTTCAATCCCATTGCGTTGTTCATTGTAAGCACAACTTTCAGGAAACTATTCGTCAGatatatgtattcattttgtAAGCCTAAGTTATATATCACAAAATGCTGA